TTCAAGCTGCAAATTCTGAAAATAGTTTTCAAAGGCCATAACGTTTAGCACCGCCGCGGTTTATTCGGCTTAATTCCATAAACGGTTATACTTACGATTAAGTTGGCATATTCTTTTGCATCTCGATTTGAAATGCAAAATCCTTCCATGAGAGCCTTTGTTGTTGGATCGTCAATTATAAGGTCAGTTGGAAACTGTGACTCCCTTAATATTTTTACATTTCTGAAACCTGCGCTTTTGATCAGCTCAAGATATTCATTATTCAATACTGCTCCGGAGATGCAGCCAACATACGCTTGCTCGTTTTCCCTTATCGCCTTGGGCAACTCTTTCAGCAAGACGATGTCAGAAATTATTAGCCTGCCGCCAGGCTTTAAAACCCTAAAAGCTTCTTCAAATATTCGCTTTTTGTTTGGTGAAAGATTAATGACGCAATTCGAAATTATCACGTCAACGGAGTTATCTGCAACGGGGAGATTTTCTATTTCTCCAAGTCTAAATTCCACGTTTCTATAATTACCATTCCTAGCGGCTTTCCTTGCCCTATCGATCATTTCAGGCGTCATATCGATACCGATAACTCTCCCTTTTTCGCCAACCTTTTTCGCAGCTAAAAAACAATCAAAGCCGCTTCCTGAGCCTAAGTCAAGCACAGTTTCTCCTTCTTTTAAAGATGCTAAGGCAACCGGATTTCCACAACCTAGACTGAAAACCTCATCGGAGAGAGATTTTAATTCTTCTTCAACATAACCGGGCTTCTTGTAACCTTCTTCTATATCTACGGGCCCTTTGCAACATGAGCTTGAACAACAGCTACTTTTCTTTTTCGCTATTTCAGCGTAACTTTTCCTTATCATCTCTTTTAATTCAACTTCATCCATGGTCATTATCCCTAACCTAAAACTTCTTTAAGAATCGGGCCTAGGAAACTTTTAACGGAGCTTCCAAGATTTTCAGCCTACACCATGATAAGGCAACACGCCTCATCACCGCTATGACAACTAATAATCGCCAATTTATCATTAGGCCTAAGCTTAATTTTCTCTCTAACATCTTTCGGAAGAACTATCTGACCCTTCGAATCAAGTGTAACAACAGCATCAATCCCGCAACATTTCACTTTATCGTTCAATGTTTAGCACCGTATAAGTTTAACTTTTCCTAATATTTAGATTTTTCTGAAAATCATAAAAATTACTACACGATTCAGATAGCAACGTCCAAATGAAAGACTGTTAGGTCAATTTAACTTTCAATTTGTCATTTTAACCTTGAATCCTTATCATCCCTGTTTCTGATGCTGAAGCGGACAGCTTCGTGCGGTATGGGCGTTTTCTTTGCGCTGCTTCCACATTTATATTAAACAACTTTCATCGCAACGAATTTTAAATCATCATAGGTTGAAGTTTTATAAGGCTGTACTTATGTCTACGCGATTACCCTTTCCTCTCATTCTCTCGAGACATGCCGAGGAGCAAACAGGCACATCCTGGATAGGTTGGATAAATGGTTTGGGTACTCCGCATCCCATACCTCTGGAAAGGCCCAGAGCTTGCAGATGAATGATGAAGTTCAATAAACACCCCGACTGAAGCTGTCCTCAGCCTCCACTTAGCACTCTCAACCCAATTTGAGCAATCATGTATGTCTTACATTCATATACGAGTGAGTATGTGGATTTAAATAGCGCGTAGAGATAGCGCACTTGAACACGAGGTACTGGTGCGGCCGCCGGGATTTGAACCCGGGATTGCAAGCTTGGAAGGCTTCCTCCGTTTGGTCTGTTTGAGTCCTAAACCAGGCTAGACCACGGCCGCAATATTCTTGAAAACGATTTTCGGCATGTTGATCTTAAGTTTTTTGGATGCATGTTAGAACCTTGATATCTTAAATCTTGGATGCTTCGGATCCAGCTTTTTTCCCTCTTCCAGGAGGATCTGTCCGTAAGTAGCGTTAATCAGGCTGGCTGCTGGGAAGATGTGATCGGCAGCGTCTATCGGCCCATAAAGTATGAAGTCTGCGCCTACGGCGAGAGGAAGCGTGTTGACAACGGCGGACAGGGCATTTTTAAGGTTTTTGTCCATCTTCTCTCTTAGGCTTTTCCATGATGATATCGCGTTATGTGCTCCACATCCGGAGGGATAACCGAACCTTTCCTTCACTTCGCGGATAGCCTTGCATGCCAATCCTAATGTGGCTACATCGACGACTACTGTGTCAACAAGAATCTTTTCGATGCCAGCCGCCTTAACCTTCGGTATCAAAGTCTCAAGAATCTTAACTCTTTCCGCTGATGAGATTATAGCCCTTGCACTGTATGTGAGGATGATGGCTGACTTCAAACCGGCCTCCCTAATTTTCGCGTACACAGTCTCTTTTGTCTCAGGGCTTATCGAGTTAAAAACGGTCCTCTCCAGTATCCCAAGATCCTGAGCTGCCTTAATACCGCTCACAGCCGCCTCTTCAGAAACCGCATCTATAGATACAGGCAAGTTTGTAGTATCCGCAACAAACTCTACATACCTATGGGCGGCTTCTGGATTGCTGCATACAATGTCGATCATCGCTGCCAACCCCGTCCTATCTACGAGTTCCTCGACCATCCTAATGCGCGTCTCAGCCTCTTCGCGGCTAAACTCACCAGTCTTCTCATCTTCGACAATCTTGTCCCCCCTGTAAAAGATGCTTCCTATCATTAGGGATGGATTCTCATAGGCTTCGCCGCCCACCCTGAAACCACCTATATCATAAACCTTCTGTTCCATCGAGAACTTCCACATTCCAATCATCTCATTATGTCATATAGAATCAGGTCCATAAATATAAAAGTACGCTGAAGTTTTTGCCAGTTGAAATAGGTGAAGAAGGAAGTCTTTTATGTTGTTAGGAGGATAAAAGAAGTCGTGAAGAAAGGGTTCTTCATCTGTATAGAGGGGATAGACAAGAGTGGGAAGACGACCCAATCAAGACTACTTGTGGATGCGCTGCGCAGGGAGGGAATTGAAGCTTACTACACTACTGAGCCAAGCGAGGGTGAAATAGGAAGATTCATAAGGCGTCAAATTCTTTATACTACGCATCGCGCCCCAGCAGTCGTTGAGGCCTTGCTCTTCGCGGCTGACAGGGCCGACCACATAGAAAGAGAAATTTTACCCGCTATCTCAAAAGGAAGTACTATTATCTGCGATAGATATGTTTATTCTTCAATCGCATATCAGGGCGCAGCCGGGCTGAGTATCGAGTGGATTAAGGAGATAAATCGGTTCGCCTTAAAGCCGGATCTAGCAATATACTTAGATGTGCCAGTTGAGGTTGCATTGGGTCGTTGCGGTGTCAAGAAGTCCATTATGGAGAGCCGGGAAACGCAAGAAAGGGTCAGGGAGATATATTTGAGATTCGTCGATTCCGGGGAAATGACTTTGATAGATGCAAGCGGATCGGTTAAAGAAGTGGCGGACCGTGTAAAAGGATTAGTACTCCAGAAGATGAGGGATTATGCTGATCGTATATAGCTCTGAATTAAGGGTTTCATCTCCATCCTCTCCAATTCAACGTTCACCGCTTGAACGACGAATTCCAATAGATCCTCTATAGCCAAGCGTCTAGTCCCCCTCTCATGATAAACTAATATTTGCATTTCACGGTCTTCAAAAACAAATCTCACTATATAATAATCGAATCTTAAAGGTAACCTTTTACCGCCACGCAGATTATAATATCTGACAATGCATAAGAAATCCAGCACCCTAACCTCTTCCTTCTCAATAGCTTCCAGACATCGATTAAGGACTTCCCTATCAATATATTCGAACGTTATTTCGTCCGCAACTCCAAATTCAACTATAATCTGAATCATGTGATCCATGAATTCCGGGAGTGATGGTCCTCTTTCAGACTTATTAAGCGTGTGTAGGGCATTGACCACAGATCTCTGCACAGATCTTAGTGGTGCCGAATAATGAAAACTTGCTATACAGTGATAGGTTTGGGGAAAGTTTTCATATACCCCTAGCAAAAGACCACCATTAAAAGGTTATCTTGAAGATTTCGCTATTCTTCTAACCCTTTCTAAATTTTCAAGGAGCAGAGAGGTAACTTCGCTTAACCTCTTGAGTTCTTCAACATCAGTCTCATCTTTGATTCTCATCTGAATCTCTTCTATCTTCATTAGAAGAATTGACTCTAAAGTATTGAGCGAAGACACTTGAATTGGCATCTGCTCTGAGGAACCCTCCTTCAATATTATGACTTTCTTGTTACAATGCGCGCACCATAATGTTCCATCCTTCATTCTGAATATGGGCGAAGCGCATGCTGGACACGAAAGATCCGTAAGAGTTGCACCGCTCCTCAGCATATCAGCCATGAGGCGTATCTCATCATTATCGCCGCTCAAGAAAATTCTCCTCTAAATTTTCTAGTATCCCAATTTCTCTTATAAGATTTAAAATGCCTGAGTCGGAAGTAGCATATTAAGATTTACAATCTATCGAGACGAGTGTAATCTCATCTTATATTTCTTTACAGCCTCAATCGCCTCATCTAGCCTATCTGTTCTCAGCAGTACTTTTGTTCTTGAATCTTGAATTGATATTTTTAGACCGCATGTGAAGCATTCCGCTGTACGCTGGCCTTGTTTCGCATATCTGACAGCTCCGCATCGAGGACATGAAAATATCAGGTAACGCCTCTCCAAGCCAGATACGCCTCAAATATTCTGGATTTCCCCATTCGTCTCAAAAGCTTTAGGATTAAAAGATTAGTCCAATATTTATCCATGCAGTCTATTTAATGTGAAACTCAGGACTCCATTCCTATACATTAGATTCTCTGGCTTCGGAATGACTGGGATAGGTAAGCCTACCCGCCTGTAGAGCTTTATGTCGCGATACTCGGCAGAAATCTCTATCTCCCACTCAGAAGCCTTAATTCTTATGGCCTCCTCTTCCACTCCGGGCATATAGGCCAATACAGTTATTCTGTCATCCTCAACTATTAGATCCACCAAAGGCGTGATAACCCAAGGCGCAACAACAGGTCTCACCGTTTCTGGAGCAACAAGTAATGGTCTTCTTTTAGGTCTAATGCGTACTAACCTGACAAGTGCCGAACCATACACGAATCCGCCGATATGTGCCCAGAACGCAACTGTCGAGGGCATGCCCAGCAACGCACCAAATCCCATCAAAAGCTGATATACAAACCAGAAGCCAAGATAATAATAGGCAGGAATTTTGATCACCGTAACAATATAGAAGTACCAGACTAACGTTCGAATTCTTGAGTTTGGAAAAAGAAGAAAATAGGCTCCTAAAACACCTGAAATTGCCCCTGAAGCACCCAAGGAGGGGATTAGAAGATCTGGAAAGAATGGATAAACACCGGCGGAGTAATACATTGATAAAAGAGTAGACCCAATATGCGCTAAGCTTGCAACAAC
This Candidatus Bathyarchaeota archaeon DNA region includes the following protein-coding sequences:
- a CDS encoding DUF1922 domain-containing protein — translated: MERRYLIFSCPRCGAVRYAKQGQRTAECFTCGLKISIQDSRTKVLLRTDRLDEAIEAVKKYKMRLHSSR
- the arsM gene encoding arsenite methyltransferase — encoded protein: MDEVELKEMIRKSYAEIAKKKSSCCSSSCCKGPVDIEEGYKKPGYVEEELKSLSDEVFSLGCGNPVALASLKEGETVLDLGSGSGFDCFLAAKKVGEKGRVIGIDMTPEMIDRARKAARNGNYRNVEFRLGEIENLPVADNSVDVIISNCVINLSPNKKRIFEEAFRVLKPGGRLIISDIVLLKELPKAIRENEQAYVGCISGAVLNNEYLELIKSAGFRNVKILRESQFPTDLIIDDPTTKALMEGFCISNRDAKEYANLIVSITVYGIKPNKPRRC
- a CDS encoding tetrahydromethanopterin S-methyltransferase subunit H; this encodes MWKFSMEQKVYDIGGFRVGGEAYENPSLMIGSIFYRGDKIVEDEKTGEFSREEAETRIRMVEELVDRTGLAAMIDIVCSNPEAAHRYVEFVADTTNLPVSIDAVSEEAAVSGIKAAQDLGILERTVFNSISPETKETVYAKIREAGLKSAIILTYSARAIISSAERVKILETLIPKVKAAGIEKILVDTVVVDVATLGLACKAIREVKERFGYPSGCGAHNAISSWKSLREKMDKNLKNALSAVVNTLPLAVGADFILYGPIDAADHIFPAASLINATYGQILLEEGKKLDPKHPRFKISRF
- the tmk gene encoding dTMP kinase, with product MKKEVFYVVRRIKEVVKKGFFICIEGIDKSGKTTQSRLLVDALRREGIEAYYTTEPSEGEIGRFIRRQILYTTHRAPAVVEALLFAADRADHIEREILPAISKGSTIICDRYVYSSIAYQGAAGLSIEWIKEINRFALKPDLAIYLDVPVEVALGRCGVKKSIMESRETQERVREIYLRFVDSGEMTLIDASGSVKEVADRVKGLVLQKMRDYADRI
- a CDS encoding HgcAB-associated protein; amino-acid sequence: MNDKVKCCGIDAVVTLDSKGQIVLPKDVREKIKLRPNDKLAIISCHSGDEACCLIMV
- a CDS encoding rhomboid family intramembrane serine protease encodes the protein MFPIRDENRPLSKPLVNYALITANVIVFFYFFLQGQDSMYKAFYVYGAIPAEILRGERVWTILTSMFMHGDISHLLGNMIFLYVFGDNVEDTFGHIKYLAFYIMGGVVASLAHIGSTLLSMYYSAGVYPFFPDLLIPSLGASGAISGVLGAYFLLFPNSRIRTLVWYFYIVTVIKIPAYYYLGFWFVYQLLMGFGALLGMPSTVAFWAHIGGFVYGSALVRLVRIRPKRRPLLVAPETVRPVVAPWVITPLVDLIVEDDRITVLAYMPGVEEEAIRIKASEWEIEISAEYRDIKLYRRVGLPIPVIPKPENLMYRNGVLSFTLNRLHG